The Homo sapiens chromosome 7 genomic scaffold, GRCh38.p14 alternate locus group ALT_REF_LOCI_1 HSCHR7_2_CTG6 genome has a segment encoding these proteins:
- the EPHB6 gene encoding ephrin type-B receptor 6 isoform X1, translating to MATEGAAQLGNRVAGMVCSLWVLLLVSSVLALEEVLLDTTGETSEIGWLTYPPGGWDEVSVLDDQRRLTRTFEACHVAGAPPGTGQDNWLQTHFVERRGAQRAHIRLHFSVRACSSLGVSGGTCRETFTLYYRQAEEPDSPDSVSSWHLKRWTKVDTIAADESFPSSSSSSSSSSSSAAWAVGPHGAGQRAGLQLNVKERSFGPLTQRGFYVAFQDTGACLALVAVRLFSYTCPAVLRSFASFPETQASGAGGASLVAAVGTCVAHAEPEEDGVGGQAGGSPPRLHCNGEGKWMVAVGGCRCQPGYQPARGDKACQACPRGLYKSSAGNAPCSPCPARSHAPNPAAPVCPCLEGFYRASSDPPEAPCTGPPSAPQELWFEVQGSALMLHWRLPRELGGRGDLLFNVVCKECEGRQEPASGGGGTCHRCRDEVHFDPRQRGLTESRVLVGGLRAHVPYILEVQAVNGVSELSPDPPQAAAINVSTSHEVPSAVPVVHQVSRASNSITVSWPQPDQTNGNILDYQLRYYDQAEDESHSFTLTSETNTATVTQLSPGHIYGFQVRARTAAGHGPYGGKVYFQTLPQGELSSQLPERLSLVIGSILGALAFLLLAAITVLAVVFQRKRRGTGYTEQLQQYSSPGLGVKYYIDPSTYEDPCQAIRELAREVDPAYIKIEEVIGTGSFGEVRQGRLQPRGRREQTVAIQALWAGGAESLQMTFLGRAAVLGQFQHPNILRLEGVVTKSRPLMVLTEFMELGPLDSFLRQREGQFSSLQLVAMQRGVAAAMQYLSSFAFVHRSLSAHSVLVNSHLVCKVARLGHSPQGPSCLLRWAAPEVIAHGKHTTSSDVWSFGILMWEVMSYGERPYWDMSEQEVLNAIEQEFRLPPPPGCPPGLHLLMLDTWQKDRARRPHFDQLVAAFDKMIRKPDTLQAGGDPGERPSQALLTPVALDFPCLDSPQAWLSAIGLECYQDNFSKFGLCTFSDVAQLSLEDLPALGITLAGHQKKLLHHIQLLQQHLRQQGSVEV from the exons ATGGCTACTGAAGGGGCTGCCCAGTTAGGGAACAGAGTGGCGGGCATGGTGTGTAGCCTATGGGTGCTGCTCCTGGTGTCTTCAGTTCTGGCTCTGGAAG AGGTATTGCTGGACACCACCGGAGAGACATCTGAGATTGGCTGGCTCACCTACCCACCAGGGGGG TGGGACGAGGTGAGTGTTCTGGACGACCAGCGACGCCTGACTCGGACCTTTGAGGCATGTCATGTGGCAGGGGCCCCTCCAGGCACCGGGCAGGACAATTGGTTGCAGACACACTTTGTGGAGCGGCGCGGGGCCCAGAGGGCGCACATTCGACTCCACTTCTCTGTGCGGgcatgctccagcctgggtgtgagCGGCGGCACCTGCCGGGAGACCTTCACCCTTTACTACCGTCAGGCTGAGGAGCCCGACAGCCCTGACAGCGTTTCCTCCTGGCACCTCAAACGCTGGACCAAGGTGGACACAATTGCAGCAGACGAGagctttccctcctcctcctcctcctcctcctcctcttcttcctctgcagCGTGGGCTGTGGGACCCCACGGGGCTGGGCAGCGGGCTGGACTGCAACTGAACGTCAAAGAGCGGAGCTTTGGGCCTCTCACCCAACGCGGCTTCTACGTGGCCTTCCAGGACACGGGGGCCTGCCTGGCCCTGGTCGCTGTCAGGCTCTTCTCCTACACCTGCCCTGCCGTGCTCCGATCCTTTGCTTCCTTTCCAGAGACGCAGGCCAGTGGGGCTGGGGGGGCCTCCCTGGTGGCAGCTGTGGGCACCTGTGTGGCTCATGCAGAGCCAGAGGAGGATGGAGTAGGGGGCCAGGCAGGAGGCAGCCCCCCCAGGCTGCACTGCAACGGGGAGGGCAAGTGGATGGTAGCTGTCGGGGGCTGCCGCTGCCAGCCTGGATACCAACCAGCACGAGGAGACAAGGCCTGCCAAG cctgCCCACGGGGGCTCTATAAGTCTTCTGCTGGGAATGCTCCCTGCTCACCATGCCCTGCCCGCAGTCACGCTCCCAACCCAGCAGCCCCCGTTTGCCCCTGCCTGGAGGGCTTCTACCGGGCCAGTTCCGACCCACCAGAGGCCCCCTGCACTG GTCCTCCATCGGCTCCCCAGGAGCTTTGGTTTGAGGTGCAAGGCTCAGCACTCATGCTACACTGGCGCCTGCCTCGGGAGCTGGGGGGTCGAGGGGACCTGCTCTTCAATGTCGTGTGCAAGGAGTGTGAAGGCCGCCAGGAACCTGCCAGCGGTGGTGGGGGCACTTGTCACCGCTGCAGGGATGAGGTCCACTTCGACCCTCGCCAGAGAGGCCTGACTGAGAGCCGAGTGTTAGTGGGGGGACTCCGGGCACACGTACCCTACATCTTAGAGGTGCAGGCTGTTAATGGGGTGTCTGAGCTCAGCCCTGACCCTCCTCAGGCTGCAGCCATCAATGTCAGCACCAGCCATGAAG TGCCCTCTGCTGTCCCTGTGGTGCACCAGGTGAGCCGGGCATCCAACAGCATCACGGTGTCCTGGCCGCAGCCCGACCAGACCAATGGGAACATCCTGGACTATCAGCTCCGCTACTATGACCAG GCAGAAGACGAATCCCACTCCTTCACCCTGACCAGCGAGACCAACACTGCCACCGTGACACAGCTGAGCCCTGGCCACATCTATGGTTTCCAGGTGCGGGCCCGGACTGCTGCCGGCCACGGCCCCTACGGGGGCAAAGTCTATTTCCAGACACTTCCTCAAG GGGAGCTGTCTTCCCAGCTTCCGGAAAGACTCTCCTTGGTGATCGGCTCCATCCTGGGGGCTTTGGCCTTCCTCCTGCTGGCAGCCATCACCGTGCTGGCGGTCGTCTTCCAGCG GAAGCGGCGTGGGACTGGCTACACGGAGCAGCTGCAGCAATACAGCAGCCCAG GACTCGGGGTGAAGTATTACATCGACCCCTCCACCTACGAGGACCCCTGTCAGGCCATCCGAGAACTTGCCCGGGAAGTCGATCCTGCTTATATCAAGATTGAGGAGGTCATTGGGACAG GCTCTTTTGGAGAAGTGCGCCAGGGCCGCCTGCAGCCACGGGGACGGAGGGAGCAGACTGTGGCCATCCAGGCCCTGTGGGCCGGGGGCGCCGAAAGCCTGCAGATGACCTTCCTGGGCCGGGCTGCAGTGCTGGGTCAGTTCCAGCACCCCAACATCCTGCGGCTGGAGGGCGTGGTCACCAAGAGCCGACCCCTCATGGTGCTGACGGAGTTCATGGAGCTTGGCCCCCTGGACAGCTTCCTCAGG CAGCGGGAGGGCCAGTTCAGCAGCCTGCAGCTGGTGGCCATGCAGCGGGGAGTGGCTGCTGCCATGCAGTACCTGTCCAGCTTTGCCTTCGTCCATCGCTCGCTGTCTGCCCACAGCGTGCTGGTGAATAGCCACTTGGTGTGCAAGGTGGCCCGTCTTGGCCACAGTCCTCAG GGCCCAAGTTGTTTGCTTCGCTGGGCAGCCCCAGAGGTCATTGCACATGGAAAGCATACAACATCCAGTGATGTCTGGAGCTTTGGGATACTCATGTGGGAAGTGATGAGTTATGGAGAACGGCCTTACTGGGACATGAGTGAGCAGGAG GTACTAAATGCAATAGAGCAGGAGTTCCGGCTGCCCCCGCCTCCAGGCTGTCCTCCTGGATTACATCTACTTATGTTGGACACTTGGCAGAAGGACCGTGCCCGGCGGCCTCATTTTGACCAGCTGGTGGCTGCATTTGACAAGATGATCCGCAAGCCAGATACCCTGCAGGCTGGCGGGGACCCAGGGGAAAG GCCTTCCCAGGCCCTTCTGACCCCTGTGGCCCTGGACTTTCCTTGTCTGGACTCACCCCAGGCCTGGCTTTCAGCCATTGGACTGGAGTGCTACCAGGACAACTTCTCCAAGTTTGGCCTCTGTACCTTCAGTGATGTGGCTCAGCTCAGCCTAGA aGACCTGCCTGCCCTGGGCATCACCCTGGCTGGCCACCAGAAGAAGCTGCTGCACCACATCCAGCTCCTTCAGCAACACCTGAGGCAGCAGGGCTCAGTGGAGGTCTGA
- the EPHB6 gene encoding ephrin type-B receptor 6 isoform X3: MATEGAAQLGNRVAGMVCSLWVLLLVSSVLALEEVLLDTTGETSEIGWLTYPPGGWDEVSVLDDQRRLTRTFEACHVAGAPPGTGQDNWLQTHFVERRGAQRAHIRLHFSVRACSSLGVSGGTCRETFTLYYRQAEEPDSPDSVSSWHLKRWTKVDTIAADESFPSSSSSSSSSSSSAAWAVGPHGAGQRAGLQLNVKERSFGPLTQRGFYVAFQDTGACLALVAVRLFSYTCPAVLRSFASFPETQASGAGGASLVAAVGTCVAHAEPEEDGVGGQAGGSPPRLHCNGEGKWMVAVGGCRCQPGYQPARGDKACQACPRGLYKSSAGNAPCSPCPARSHAPNPAAPVCPCLEGFYRASSDPPEAPCTGPPSAPQELWFEVQGSALMLHWRLPRELGGRGDLLFNVVCKECEGRQEPASGGGGTCHRCRDEVHFDPRQRGLTESRVLVGGLRAHVPYILEVQAVNGVSELSPDPPQAAAINVSTSHEVPSAVPVVHQVSRASNSITVSWPQPDQTNGNILDYQLRYYDQVRARTAAGHGPYGGKVYFQTLPQGELSSQLPERLSLVIGSILGALAFLLLAAITVLAVVFQRKRRGTGYTEQLQQYSSPGLGVKYYIDPSTYEDPCQAIRELAREVDPAYIKIEEVIGTGSFGEVRQGRLQPRGRREQTVAIQALWAGGAESLQMTFLGRAAVLGQFQHPNILRLEGVVTKSRPLMVLTEFMELGPLDSFLRQREGQFSSLQLVAMQRGVAAAMQYLSSFAFVHRSLSAHSVLVNSHLVCKVARLGHSPQGPSCLLRWAAPEVIAHGKHTTSSDVWSFGILMWEVMSYGERPYWDMSEQEVLNAIEQEFRLPPPPGCPPGLHLLMLDTWQKDRARRPHFDQLVAAFDKMIRKPDTLQAGGDPGERPSQALLTPVALDFPCLDSPQAWLSAIGLECYQDNFSKFGLCTFSDVAQLSLEDLPALGITLAGHQKKLLHHIQLLQQHLRQQGSVEV; the protein is encoded by the exons ATGGCTACTGAAGGGGCTGCCCAGTTAGGGAACAGAGTGGCGGGCATGGTGTGTAGCCTATGGGTGCTGCTCCTGGTGTCTTCAGTTCTGGCTCTGGAAG AGGTATTGCTGGACACCACCGGAGAGACATCTGAGATTGGCTGGCTCACCTACCCACCAGGGGGG TGGGACGAGGTGAGTGTTCTGGACGACCAGCGACGCCTGACTCGGACCTTTGAGGCATGTCATGTGGCAGGGGCCCCTCCAGGCACCGGGCAGGACAATTGGTTGCAGACACACTTTGTGGAGCGGCGCGGGGCCCAGAGGGCGCACATTCGACTCCACTTCTCTGTGCGGgcatgctccagcctgggtgtgagCGGCGGCACCTGCCGGGAGACCTTCACCCTTTACTACCGTCAGGCTGAGGAGCCCGACAGCCCTGACAGCGTTTCCTCCTGGCACCTCAAACGCTGGACCAAGGTGGACACAATTGCAGCAGACGAGagctttccctcctcctcctcctcctcctcctcctcttcttcctctgcagCGTGGGCTGTGGGACCCCACGGGGCTGGGCAGCGGGCTGGACTGCAACTGAACGTCAAAGAGCGGAGCTTTGGGCCTCTCACCCAACGCGGCTTCTACGTGGCCTTCCAGGACACGGGGGCCTGCCTGGCCCTGGTCGCTGTCAGGCTCTTCTCCTACACCTGCCCTGCCGTGCTCCGATCCTTTGCTTCCTTTCCAGAGACGCAGGCCAGTGGGGCTGGGGGGGCCTCCCTGGTGGCAGCTGTGGGCACCTGTGTGGCTCATGCAGAGCCAGAGGAGGATGGAGTAGGGGGCCAGGCAGGAGGCAGCCCCCCCAGGCTGCACTGCAACGGGGAGGGCAAGTGGATGGTAGCTGTCGGGGGCTGCCGCTGCCAGCCTGGATACCAACCAGCACGAGGAGACAAGGCCTGCCAAG cctgCCCACGGGGGCTCTATAAGTCTTCTGCTGGGAATGCTCCCTGCTCACCATGCCCTGCCCGCAGTCACGCTCCCAACCCAGCAGCCCCCGTTTGCCCCTGCCTGGAGGGCTTCTACCGGGCCAGTTCCGACCCACCAGAGGCCCCCTGCACTG GTCCTCCATCGGCTCCCCAGGAGCTTTGGTTTGAGGTGCAAGGCTCAGCACTCATGCTACACTGGCGCCTGCCTCGGGAGCTGGGGGGTCGAGGGGACCTGCTCTTCAATGTCGTGTGCAAGGAGTGTGAAGGCCGCCAGGAACCTGCCAGCGGTGGTGGGGGCACTTGTCACCGCTGCAGGGATGAGGTCCACTTCGACCCTCGCCAGAGAGGCCTGACTGAGAGCCGAGTGTTAGTGGGGGGACTCCGGGCACACGTACCCTACATCTTAGAGGTGCAGGCTGTTAATGGGGTGTCTGAGCTCAGCCCTGACCCTCCTCAGGCTGCAGCCATCAATGTCAGCACCAGCCATGAAG TGCCCTCTGCTGTCCCTGTGGTGCACCAGGTGAGCCGGGCATCCAACAGCATCACGGTGTCCTGGCCGCAGCCCGACCAGACCAATGGGAACATCCTGGACTATCAGCTCCGCTACTATGACCAG GTGCGGGCCCGGACTGCTGCCGGCCACGGCCCCTACGGGGGCAAAGTCTATTTCCAGACACTTCCTCAAG GGGAGCTGTCTTCCCAGCTTCCGGAAAGACTCTCCTTGGTGATCGGCTCCATCCTGGGGGCTTTGGCCTTCCTCCTGCTGGCAGCCATCACCGTGCTGGCGGTCGTCTTCCAGCG GAAGCGGCGTGGGACTGGCTACACGGAGCAGCTGCAGCAATACAGCAGCCCAG GACTCGGGGTGAAGTATTACATCGACCCCTCCACCTACGAGGACCCCTGTCAGGCCATCCGAGAACTTGCCCGGGAAGTCGATCCTGCTTATATCAAGATTGAGGAGGTCATTGGGACAG GCTCTTTTGGAGAAGTGCGCCAGGGCCGCCTGCAGCCACGGGGACGGAGGGAGCAGACTGTGGCCATCCAGGCCCTGTGGGCCGGGGGCGCCGAAAGCCTGCAGATGACCTTCCTGGGCCGGGCTGCAGTGCTGGGTCAGTTCCAGCACCCCAACATCCTGCGGCTGGAGGGCGTGGTCACCAAGAGCCGACCCCTCATGGTGCTGACGGAGTTCATGGAGCTTGGCCCCCTGGACAGCTTCCTCAGG CAGCGGGAGGGCCAGTTCAGCAGCCTGCAGCTGGTGGCCATGCAGCGGGGAGTGGCTGCTGCCATGCAGTACCTGTCCAGCTTTGCCTTCGTCCATCGCTCGCTGTCTGCCCACAGCGTGCTGGTGAATAGCCACTTGGTGTGCAAGGTGGCCCGTCTTGGCCACAGTCCTCAG GGCCCAAGTTGTTTGCTTCGCTGGGCAGCCCCAGAGGTCATTGCACATGGAAAGCATACAACATCCAGTGATGTCTGGAGCTTTGGGATACTCATGTGGGAAGTGATGAGTTATGGAGAACGGCCTTACTGGGACATGAGTGAGCAGGAG GTACTAAATGCAATAGAGCAGGAGTTCCGGCTGCCCCCGCCTCCAGGCTGTCCTCCTGGATTACATCTACTTATGTTGGACACTTGGCAGAAGGACCGTGCCCGGCGGCCTCATTTTGACCAGCTGGTGGCTGCATTTGACAAGATGATCCGCAAGCCAGATACCCTGCAGGCTGGCGGGGACCCAGGGGAAAG GCCTTCCCAGGCCCTTCTGACCCCTGTGGCCCTGGACTTTCCTTGTCTGGACTCACCCCAGGCCTGGCTTTCAGCCATTGGACTGGAGTGCTACCAGGACAACTTCTCCAAGTTTGGCCTCTGTACCTTCAGTGATGTGGCTCAGCTCAGCCTAGA aGACCTGCCTGCCCTGGGCATCACCCTGGCTGGCCACCAGAAGAAGCTGCTGCACCACATCCAGCTCCTTCAGCAACACCTGAGGCAGCAGGGCTCAGTGGAGGTCTGA
- the EPHB6 gene encoding ephrin type-B receptor 6 isoform X2: MATEGAAQLGNRVAGMVCSLWVLLLVSSVLALEEVLLDTTGETSEIGWLTYPPGGWDEVSVLDDQRRLTRTFEACHVAGAPPGTGQDNWLQTHFVERRGAQRAHIRLHFSVRACSSLGVSGGTCRETFTLYYRQAEEPDSPDSVSSWHLKRWTKVDTIAADESFPSSSSSSSSSSSSAAWAVGPHGAGQRAGLQLNVKERSFGPLTQRGFYVAFQDTGACLALVAVRLFSYTCPAVLRSFASFPETQASGAGGASLVAAVGTCVAHAEPEEDGVGGQAGGSPPRLHCNGEGKWMVAVGGCRCQPGYQPARGDKACQACPRGLYKSSAGNAPCSPCPARSHAPNPAAPVCPCLEGFYRASSDPPEAPCTGPPSAPQELWFEVQGSALMLHWRLPRELGGRGDLLFNVVCKECEGRQEPASGGGGTCHRCRDEVHFDPRQRGLTESRVLVGGLRAHVPYILEVQAVNGVSELSPDPPQAAAINVSTSHEVPSAVPVVHQVSRASNSITVSWPQPDQTNGNILDYQLRYYDQAEDESHSFTLTSETNTATVTQLSPGHIYGFQVRARTAAGHGPYGGKVYFQTLPQGELSSQLPERLSLVIGSILGALAFLLLAAITVLAVVFQRKRRGTGYTEQLQQYSSPGLGVKYYIDPSTYEDPCQAIRELAREVDPAYIKIEEVIGTGSFGEVRQGRLQPRGRREQTVAIQALWAGGAESLQMTFLGRAAVLGQFQHPNILRLEGVVTKSRPLMVLTEFMELGPLDSFLRREGQFSSLQLVAMQRGVAAAMQYLSSFAFVHRSLSAHSVLVNSHLVCKVARLGHSPQGPSCLLRWAAPEVIAHGKHTTSSDVWSFGILMWEVMSYGERPYWDMSEQEVLNAIEQEFRLPPPPGCPPGLHLLMLDTWQKDRARRPHFDQLVAAFDKMIRKPDTLQAGGDPGERPSQALLTPVALDFPCLDSPQAWLSAIGLECYQDNFSKFGLCTFSDVAQLSLEDLPALGITLAGHQKKLLHHIQLLQQHLRQQGSVEV, translated from the exons ATGGCTACTGAAGGGGCTGCCCAGTTAGGGAACAGAGTGGCGGGCATGGTGTGTAGCCTATGGGTGCTGCTCCTGGTGTCTTCAGTTCTGGCTCTGGAAG AGGTATTGCTGGACACCACCGGAGAGACATCTGAGATTGGCTGGCTCACCTACCCACCAGGGGGG TGGGACGAGGTGAGTGTTCTGGACGACCAGCGACGCCTGACTCGGACCTTTGAGGCATGTCATGTGGCAGGGGCCCCTCCAGGCACCGGGCAGGACAATTGGTTGCAGACACACTTTGTGGAGCGGCGCGGGGCCCAGAGGGCGCACATTCGACTCCACTTCTCTGTGCGGgcatgctccagcctgggtgtgagCGGCGGCACCTGCCGGGAGACCTTCACCCTTTACTACCGTCAGGCTGAGGAGCCCGACAGCCCTGACAGCGTTTCCTCCTGGCACCTCAAACGCTGGACCAAGGTGGACACAATTGCAGCAGACGAGagctttccctcctcctcctcctcctcctcctcctcttcttcctctgcagCGTGGGCTGTGGGACCCCACGGGGCTGGGCAGCGGGCTGGACTGCAACTGAACGTCAAAGAGCGGAGCTTTGGGCCTCTCACCCAACGCGGCTTCTACGTGGCCTTCCAGGACACGGGGGCCTGCCTGGCCCTGGTCGCTGTCAGGCTCTTCTCCTACACCTGCCCTGCCGTGCTCCGATCCTTTGCTTCCTTTCCAGAGACGCAGGCCAGTGGGGCTGGGGGGGCCTCCCTGGTGGCAGCTGTGGGCACCTGTGTGGCTCATGCAGAGCCAGAGGAGGATGGAGTAGGGGGCCAGGCAGGAGGCAGCCCCCCCAGGCTGCACTGCAACGGGGAGGGCAAGTGGATGGTAGCTGTCGGGGGCTGCCGCTGCCAGCCTGGATACCAACCAGCACGAGGAGACAAGGCCTGCCAAG cctgCCCACGGGGGCTCTATAAGTCTTCTGCTGGGAATGCTCCCTGCTCACCATGCCCTGCCCGCAGTCACGCTCCCAACCCAGCAGCCCCCGTTTGCCCCTGCCTGGAGGGCTTCTACCGGGCCAGTTCCGACCCACCAGAGGCCCCCTGCACTG GTCCTCCATCGGCTCCCCAGGAGCTTTGGTTTGAGGTGCAAGGCTCAGCACTCATGCTACACTGGCGCCTGCCTCGGGAGCTGGGGGGTCGAGGGGACCTGCTCTTCAATGTCGTGTGCAAGGAGTGTGAAGGCCGCCAGGAACCTGCCAGCGGTGGTGGGGGCACTTGTCACCGCTGCAGGGATGAGGTCCACTTCGACCCTCGCCAGAGAGGCCTGACTGAGAGCCGAGTGTTAGTGGGGGGACTCCGGGCACACGTACCCTACATCTTAGAGGTGCAGGCTGTTAATGGGGTGTCTGAGCTCAGCCCTGACCCTCCTCAGGCTGCAGCCATCAATGTCAGCACCAGCCATGAAG TGCCCTCTGCTGTCCCTGTGGTGCACCAGGTGAGCCGGGCATCCAACAGCATCACGGTGTCCTGGCCGCAGCCCGACCAGACCAATGGGAACATCCTGGACTATCAGCTCCGCTACTATGACCAG GCAGAAGACGAATCCCACTCCTTCACCCTGACCAGCGAGACCAACACTGCCACCGTGACACAGCTGAGCCCTGGCCACATCTATGGTTTCCAGGTGCGGGCCCGGACTGCTGCCGGCCACGGCCCCTACGGGGGCAAAGTCTATTTCCAGACACTTCCTCAAG GGGAGCTGTCTTCCCAGCTTCCGGAAAGACTCTCCTTGGTGATCGGCTCCATCCTGGGGGCTTTGGCCTTCCTCCTGCTGGCAGCCATCACCGTGCTGGCGGTCGTCTTCCAGCG GAAGCGGCGTGGGACTGGCTACACGGAGCAGCTGCAGCAATACAGCAGCCCAG GACTCGGGGTGAAGTATTACATCGACCCCTCCACCTACGAGGACCCCTGTCAGGCCATCCGAGAACTTGCCCGGGAAGTCGATCCTGCTTATATCAAGATTGAGGAGGTCATTGGGACAG GCTCTTTTGGAGAAGTGCGCCAGGGCCGCCTGCAGCCACGGGGACGGAGGGAGCAGACTGTGGCCATCCAGGCCCTGTGGGCCGGGGGCGCCGAAAGCCTGCAGATGACCTTCCTGGGCCGGGCTGCAGTGCTGGGTCAGTTCCAGCACCCCAACATCCTGCGGCTGGAGGGCGTGGTCACCAAGAGCCGACCCCTCATGGTGCTGACGGAGTTCATGGAGCTTGGCCCCCTGGACAGCTTCCTCAGG CGGGAGGGCCAGTTCAGCAGCCTGCAGCTGGTGGCCATGCAGCGGGGAGTGGCTGCTGCCATGCAGTACCTGTCCAGCTTTGCCTTCGTCCATCGCTCGCTGTCTGCCCACAGCGTGCTGGTGAATAGCCACTTGGTGTGCAAGGTGGCCCGTCTTGGCCACAGTCCTCAG GGCCCAAGTTGTTTGCTTCGCTGGGCAGCCCCAGAGGTCATTGCACATGGAAAGCATACAACATCCAGTGATGTCTGGAGCTTTGGGATACTCATGTGGGAAGTGATGAGTTATGGAGAACGGCCTTACTGGGACATGAGTGAGCAGGAG GTACTAAATGCAATAGAGCAGGAGTTCCGGCTGCCCCCGCCTCCAGGCTGTCCTCCTGGATTACATCTACTTATGTTGGACACTTGGCAGAAGGACCGTGCCCGGCGGCCTCATTTTGACCAGCTGGTGGCTGCATTTGACAAGATGATCCGCAAGCCAGATACCCTGCAGGCTGGCGGGGACCCAGGGGAAAG GCCTTCCCAGGCCCTTCTGACCCCTGTGGCCCTGGACTTTCCTTGTCTGGACTCACCCCAGGCCTGGCTTTCAGCCATTGGACTGGAGTGCTACCAGGACAACTTCTCCAAGTTTGGCCTCTGTACCTTCAGTGATGTGGCTCAGCTCAGCCTAGA aGACCTGCCTGCCCTGGGCATCACCCTGGCTGGCCACCAGAAGAAGCTGCTGCACCACATCCAGCTCCTTCAGCAACACCTGAGGCAGCAGGGCTCAGTGGAGGTCTGA